The Pseudarthrobacter sp. NS4 genome includes a window with the following:
- a CDS encoding serine protease inhibitor, whose protein sequence is MIDLTIRLREHPDATEHVFRLVADGGRPVGQSTVPDPQAALAAVEQFGEQIFFPEPGPPKLCTQQYGGPQVAVVSGTFNGRQVESAFSRTDGCEISRWNTMAPLLGGAAT, encoded by the coding sequence ATGATCGACCTGACCATCCGGCTGCGTGAACATCCCGATGCCACCGAGCATGTGTTCCGCCTCGTGGCAGACGGCGGACGGCCGGTGGGTCAAAGCACAGTGCCGGACCCACAGGCGGCGCTGGCCGCCGTGGAACAGTTCGGTGAGCAGATTTTCTTTCCGGAACCGGGGCCGCCAAAGCTCTGCACGCAGCAGTATGGGGGACCACAGGTTGCAGTGGTCAGCGGCACCTTCAATGGGCGGCAGGTGGAGTCCGCCTTTTCCCGGACTGATGGCTGCGAGATATCCCGTTGGAACACCATGGCACCACTGCTGGGCGGCGCCGCCACTTGA
- a CDS encoding ABC transporter ATP-binding protein yields MPETSEGPDGQGPDGGITATGVSRSFGAVHAVEHMDFHAPAGKVTALIGPNGAGKTTLLLMLASLLAPDEGTISVGGLDPNTHRVEVRSRLGWMPDTLGVWESLTAREILTQIARFYRLPASRIGQRVAEMLQQVRLDDLADQPARVLSRGQQQRLSLARALIHDPSVLLLDEPASGLDPGSRVELRIMLRQLAAEGKAVVVSSHVLSELDEIADGAVFVNKGRTVRQQTTEEAAAAGRRYAIYASDISALAGKLTELELVFRREDGRRPGVSLMLRTEGDAERLLRDLVLAGVGINSFAPASGALEETYMNLEGDRQ; encoded by the coding sequence ATGCCGGAAACTTCGGAAGGGCCGGATGGGCAGGGACCCGACGGCGGGATAACGGCCACGGGGGTCAGCCGCAGCTTCGGCGCGGTGCACGCCGTCGAGCACATGGACTTCCATGCCCCGGCCGGCAAGGTCACGGCCCTGATCGGGCCCAACGGCGCAGGCAAGACGACGCTCCTGCTGATGCTGGCATCGCTGCTCGCCCCGGATGAGGGCACCATCAGCGTAGGCGGGCTTGATCCCAACACGCACCGGGTCGAGGTCCGCAGCCGGCTCGGCTGGATGCCTGACACCCTGGGCGTTTGGGAGTCGTTGACCGCACGCGAAATCCTCACCCAAATTGCCCGCTTCTACCGGCTCCCCGCTTCCCGCATTGGGCAGCGGGTCGCCGAGATGCTTCAACAGGTCCGGTTGGACGACCTGGCCGACCAGCCCGCCCGGGTATTGTCCCGCGGGCAGCAGCAACGGCTCAGCCTTGCACGGGCGCTGATCCACGATCCCTCTGTCCTGCTCCTTGACGAGCCTGCATCGGGGCTGGACCCGGGCTCGCGGGTTGAGCTGCGGATCATGCTGAGGCAGCTTGCCGCCGAGGGCAAAGCGGTAGTGGTTTCCTCTCACGTCTTGAGTGAGCTCGATGAAATCGCGGACGGCGCCGTCTTTGTGAACAAAGGACGAACTGTCCGGCAGCAGACCACTGAGGAGGCCGCCGCCGCCGGCCGCCGGTACGCCATCTACGCATCGGACATCTCCGCGCTCGCCGGCAAACTCACTGAGCTGGAACTGGTGTTCCGGCGGGAGGACGGGCGCCGCCCGGGGGTAAGCCTCATGCTTCGGACCGAAGGCGACGCGGAAAGGCTCCTGCGGGACCTGGTGCTTGCCGGCGTCGGAATCAACTCCTTTGCTCCTGCCTCCGGAGCCCTTGAAGAGACGTACATGAACCTCGAGGGGGACCGGCAATGA
- a CDS encoding aspartate kinase yields the protein MSTPTTEVHNATQPTVLPTGRAVTKQLIVQKFGGSSVADADGIKRVAKRVVDAQEAGNEVVVVVSAMGDTTDELLDLAAQVTDSAPAREMDMLLSAGERISMALLAMAINKLGASAQSFTGSQAGMITDGIHGKARIIDVDPHRIRTALDKGNIAIVAGFQGMSRSTNEITTLGRGGSDTTAVALAAALEADVCEIYTDVDGIYTADPRVVPSAQKIGTISSEEMLELAASGAKILHLRCVEYARRFGVPLHVRSSFSQHEGTWVIPSAEDKITTQEGVALEQPIISGVAHDRSEAKVTVVGVPDIPGKAAAIFQVIADAHSNIDMIVQNVSTHGTGRTDISFTLPIVEGADALAALHAAQDQIGFESIEYNEQIGKLSLIGAGMRSHPGVSATFFKALSGAGININMISTSEIRISVVTHADLLDEAVRVIHKAFELDSDNEATVYGGTGR from the coding sequence ATGAGTACGCCCACTACCGAAGTGCACAACGCAACGCAGCCCACGGTGCTGCCCACCGGCCGTGCGGTGACTAAACAGCTCATCGTGCAGAAGTTCGGTGGATCCTCCGTGGCGGACGCTGACGGCATTAAGCGGGTTGCCAAGCGAGTGGTTGACGCGCAGGAAGCCGGCAACGAGGTGGTGGTTGTGGTGTCCGCCATGGGCGACACCACCGATGAACTCCTGGACCTTGCCGCACAGGTGACCGATTCTGCCCCCGCCCGTGAAATGGACATGCTGCTGTCCGCCGGCGAACGCATCTCCATGGCGCTGCTGGCCATGGCCATCAACAAGCTGGGCGCCTCCGCCCAGTCCTTTACCGGTTCCCAGGCCGGCATGATCACCGACGGCATCCACGGTAAGGCGCGGATCATCGACGTCGACCCGCACCGGATCCGTACCGCCCTCGACAAGGGAAACATCGCCATTGTTGCCGGGTTCCAGGGCATGAGCCGGTCCACCAACGAGATCACCACCCTGGGCCGCGGCGGTTCGGACACCACCGCTGTTGCGTTGGCTGCCGCACTGGAAGCCGACGTCTGCGAAATCTACACGGATGTGGACGGCATTTACACGGCCGATCCCCGCGTTGTCCCCTCTGCCCAAAAGATTGGGACCATTTCCAGCGAGGAAATGCTCGAGCTTGCAGCTTCCGGCGCCAAGATCCTGCACCTGCGGTGCGTCGAGTATGCCCGCAGGTTCGGCGTGCCGCTGCACGTCCGATCCTCATTCAGCCAGCATGAAGGCACCTGGGTCATCCCCAGCGCCGAAGACAAGATCACCACACAAGAGGGAGTTGCCTTGGAGCAGCCAATCATCTCCGGCGTTGCACACGACCGTTCCGAAGCCAAGGTCACAGTTGTCGGCGTTCCGGACATTCCCGGCAAAGCGGCTGCAATCTTCCAGGTCATTGCTGATGCCCACTCAAACATCGACATGATCGTGCAGAACGTATCCACCCACGGCACCGGCCGAACAGATATCTCGTTCACGCTGCCCATCGTCGAAGGTGCCGACGCCCTGGCCGCCCTGCACGCAGCGCAGGACCAGATCGGGTTCGAGAGCATCGAGTACAACGAACAGATCGGCAAGCTCTCCCTGATTGGCGCGGGCATGCGCTCGCACCCCGGTGTTTCGGCAACATTCTTCAAAGCGCTGTCCGGCGCCGGCATCAACATCAACATGATCTCCACTTCGGAGATCCGCATCTCGGTGGTAACCCACGCAGACCTGCTCGATGAAGCGGTTCGAGTGATCCACAAGGCCTTCGAGCTGGACAGCGACAACGAGGCAACGGTCTACGGCGGCACCGGCCGCTAA
- a CDS encoding MarR family winged helix-turn-helix transcriptional regulator, whose amino-acid sequence MTTDTTLDTTQDDDLLLEHQLCFALTVAARSVVGAYKPVLERLNLTHPQYLVMLCLWESSPRTVRNISEALAQEPATISPLLRRLEAAGFITRRRADGNERALAVALTPKGAALRQEALRVPGTMMERLGLTREQVTELHAAMMGLIAATSSSTSWPPGSTEAADPASGTSRNHIRLAGRIKG is encoded by the coding sequence GTGACAACGGACACCACTCTGGACACCACGCAGGACGATGACCTGCTCCTGGAACACCAGCTGTGCTTCGCACTGACCGTTGCGGCCCGCAGTGTGGTTGGTGCCTATAAGCCGGTCCTGGAGAGGCTTAACCTCACCCACCCGCAATACCTCGTGATGCTGTGCCTCTGGGAATCCAGCCCCCGGACAGTGCGCAACATCAGCGAGGCCCTGGCACAGGAACCGGCCACAATCTCGCCGCTGCTCCGGCGCCTCGAAGCAGCCGGCTTCATCACCCGACGCCGGGCGGACGGAAACGAGCGTGCCCTCGCCGTCGCACTTACCCCGAAAGGAGCTGCGCTGCGGCAGGAGGCCCTTAGAGTACCGGGAACAATGATGGAACGGCTCGGGCTGACCCGGGAGCAGGTCACCGAACTCCACGCAGCCATGATGGGTCTCATTGCGGCCACCTCCAGCAGCACTTCCTGGCCGCCGGGATCCACGGAAGCCGCCGATCCGGCCAGCGGGACAAGCAGGAACCACATCCGCCTTGCGGGTAGAATCAAGGGATGA
- a CDS encoding 3-methyladenine DNA glycosylase — protein sequence MYLVPPVEQLRLLAADERQAREAAHHQRVDRYADPYLARRSAGRKHPVEDFLFTYYTQKPGQLRRWHPGAGAVLVGDAAAARRSWKHYRALDDAELASLGLPAESTAVTVDRNAFLADRRDAVAFAGIILRGTAARPAQFGCFGLHEWAMVYHQDRFDQRHEYLQLRLGPAGTDKVVEENRIRCTHFDAFRFYTPDATPLNELAPSRETQRHMEQPGCLHANMDLYKWAYKLLPLLPSELVMDCFELSWRIRAMDMQASPYDLAEWGYPAIPIETPQGKAAYVEYQRSFSAEAAVLRERLAVVLAEASAGVLE from the coding sequence ATGTACTTGGTGCCGCCGGTGGAGCAGCTTAGGCTCCTGGCGGCGGACGAACGGCAGGCACGGGAAGCAGCCCACCACCAACGCGTTGACCGTTACGCGGATCCCTACCTGGCACGAAGGTCCGCCGGCCGGAAGCACCCTGTGGAGGACTTCCTCTTCACTTACTACACCCAGAAACCAGGACAGTTGCGGCGCTGGCATCCCGGGGCCGGGGCTGTCCTGGTGGGTGACGCAGCGGCCGCGCGCAGGAGCTGGAAACATTACCGGGCGCTCGACGACGCCGAGCTCGCCTCCCTGGGGCTGCCGGCGGAAAGCACCGCGGTCACCGTTGACCGAAACGCCTTCCTCGCCGACCGCCGCGACGCCGTGGCATTTGCCGGCATCATCCTGCGGGGCACGGCAGCCCGGCCGGCCCAGTTCGGCTGCTTCGGACTGCACGAATGGGCGATGGTTTACCACCAGGACAGGTTCGACCAGCGCCACGAGTACCTGCAGCTCCGCCTCGGGCCTGCCGGCACGGACAAGGTGGTGGAGGAGAACCGGATCCGCTGCACGCACTTCGACGCCTTCCGTTTCTACACACCGGATGCCACTCCCCTAAACGAGCTTGCACCCAGCCGGGAAACACAGCGGCACATGGAACAGCCCGGCTGCCTGCACGCCAACATGGACCTGTACAAGTGGGCCTACAAACTGTTGCCCCTGCTTCCCAGCGAACTGGTCATGGATTGCTTCGAATTGTCCTGGCGGATCCGCGCCATGGACATGCAGGCCTCCCCGTACGACCTGGCCGAATGGGGCTACCCTGCAATTCCCATCGAGACACCGCAGGGCAAGGCCGCGTATGTGGAGTACCAACGGTCCTTCTCGGCGGAGGCTGCCGTGCTGCGGGAGAGGCTGGCAGTTGTGCTGGCGGAGGCATCGGCCGGTGTGCTGGAATGA
- a CDS encoding subtilase-type protease inhibitor, which translates to MRNLRLQAAALAIAAGMLTSCTPAPEGGSPSPSPMQTSPSATAPGTPVPSPDAETSVPAPAPEPPQPPAAGPGQGNAELAIIIIPAEGEPEVSHTLVCEAGIPAAESSHPAPEAACAALKQNAALLSDPAPGTDQACTQQYGGPQKATVTGMVDGVPVDAEFARTNGCEISAWDAAKDVLGAAGGAA; encoded by the coding sequence ATGCGTAATCTGCGACTCCAGGCTGCAGCGCTGGCCATCGCGGCAGGGATGCTGACATCCTGCACCCCCGCACCGGAGGGTGGGTCCCCTTCGCCTTCGCCAATGCAGACCTCCCCCTCCGCGACGGCTCCCGGGACTCCTGTACCCTCACCCGACGCAGAGACCTCCGTTCCGGCGCCCGCGCCGGAACCCCCACAGCCACCCGCTGCAGGGCCGGGCCAGGGCAATGCCGAGCTGGCCATCATCATCATCCCGGCCGAAGGCGAGCCCGAGGTGAGCCACACCCTGGTGTGTGAAGCAGGCATCCCTGCCGCCGAAAGCAGCCACCCCGCACCGGAAGCCGCGTGCGCAGCCCTTAAGCAAAACGCCGCATTGCTCAGCGATCCTGCTCCCGGCACCGACCAGGCATGCACCCAGCAGTACGGCGGACCCCAAAAAGCTACCGTAACGGGCATGGTGGACGGCGTTCCCGTGGACGCTGAATTCGCCCGCACCAACGGCTGTGAGATCAGCGCCTGGGATGCTGCGAAGGATGTACTTGGTGCCGCCGGTGGAGCAGCTTAG
- the recR gene encoding recombination mediator RecR codes for MYEGAVQELIDELGRLPGVGPKSAQRLAFHILEADPQDMKRLVDAITSVKDRVKFCTVCGNVTEQELCNICRDPRRDPAVICVVEESKDVLAVERTRSFRGRYHVLGGAINPIAGIGPEQLRIRELLTRLNDGAIQEVIIATDPNLEGEATATYLARMLKTIGITVTRLASGLPVGGDLEYADEVTLGRAFEGRRNALT; via the coding sequence GTGTACGAAGGTGCTGTCCAGGAGCTGATAGACGAGCTCGGACGCCTTCCCGGCGTGGGACCCAAGTCCGCACAGCGGCTGGCATTCCATATCCTCGAAGCAGATCCGCAGGACATGAAACGGCTGGTGGACGCCATCACTAGCGTCAAGGACCGGGTGAAGTTTTGCACGGTCTGCGGCAACGTGACGGAACAGGAACTCTGCAATATCTGCCGCGATCCCCGCCGCGACCCCGCCGTCATTTGTGTGGTGGAAGAGTCCAAGGATGTCCTGGCCGTGGAGCGCACACGCTCGTTCCGCGGCCGGTACCACGTGTTGGGCGGGGCTATCAATCCGATCGCCGGCATTGGCCCCGAACAACTCCGGATCCGGGAACTGTTGACGCGCCTTAACGACGGCGCCATCCAGGAAGTCATCATCGCCACCGATCCCAACCTTGAGGGCGAGGCGACGGCAACTTACCTCGCCCGCATGCTCAAGACCATCGGCATCACCGTGACCAGGCTCGCGTCCGGCCTCCCGGTGGGCGGCGACCTTGAATACGCGGACGAGGTCACCCTGGGACGTGCATTCGAAGGCAGGCGGAACGCGCTGACCTGA
- a CDS encoding ABC transporter permease produces MSHQTDNRQETARSGQAGAYFAGIGHVMALELKQRLRSRGWYIMLAIWFVLTALVTWLTWASWNASQAAQRAYEGYVPPGATGPGSMIFEVVLAFVLLFALLVAPALSANAVNGDRAGGTLAILQVTLLEPGQILLGKFFAAWLAALAFLAASTPFLVIGVALGGLTPGHVLVSLVMLAVEVGVVCALGVGISALAGRPLFSIVVTYLAVAGLVFGTLISFGLGTGLTQGTVMANNPQYREYAPLQSGRLEPTYTCSGPLREQPAVHTERVAWTLGMNPFVVVADAIPYPDRTTQQGSSSVGAIEGISQAARQAMAGPEGTVPCANGTVQPTYLAQKTPLWPLGLGLQLLLSGLLLWLGWRVLRTPAHRLALGTRIA; encoded by the coding sequence ATGAGCCATCAGACAGACAACCGGCAGGAAACCGCCCGCTCCGGCCAGGCGGGAGCCTACTTCGCCGGCATCGGCCATGTGATGGCCCTGGAACTGAAACAGCGGCTGCGTTCGCGTGGCTGGTACATCATGCTGGCCATCTGGTTCGTCCTGACGGCCTTGGTCACCTGGCTGACATGGGCGAGCTGGAACGCCTCACAGGCTGCCCAACGTGCCTACGAAGGCTACGTTCCTCCCGGAGCCACCGGACCGGGCTCCATGATTTTCGAAGTGGTGCTTGCGTTCGTCCTGTTGTTCGCATTGTTGGTGGCACCTGCTCTCTCGGCCAATGCCGTGAACGGCGACCGTGCGGGCGGAACACTGGCGATACTCCAGGTGACCCTGCTGGAACCCGGCCAGATCCTGTTGGGAAAGTTCTTTGCCGCCTGGCTGGCAGCCCTGGCATTTCTCGCGGCGAGCACACCGTTCCTGGTCATCGGGGTGGCACTCGGCGGACTGACACCGGGCCACGTGCTGGTGTCACTGGTGATGCTTGCCGTGGAAGTGGGCGTCGTGTGCGCTTTGGGTGTGGGGATATCCGCGCTCGCCGGCCGGCCGTTGTTTTCCATCGTGGTGACCTACCTGGCGGTGGCCGGCCTGGTTTTTGGAACGTTGATTTCCTTCGGTCTCGGCACAGGGCTGACGCAGGGAACGGTCATGGCCAACAATCCGCAGTACCGTGAATACGCACCATTGCAGTCCGGACGCCTGGAACCGACGTACACCTGCTCGGGACCGCTCCGCGAACAACCGGCCGTCCACACCGAGCGCGTGGCGTGGACGCTGGGAATGAACCCCTTTGTTGTGGTGGCGGACGCCATTCCCTACCCGGACCGCACAACCCAGCAGGGTTCTTCGTCCGTGGGGGCCATCGAGGGCATCAGCCAGGCAGCACGCCAGGCCATGGCGGGTCCGGAAGGCACCGTCCCCTGTGCGAACGGCACGGTGCAGCCCACCTACCTTGCGCAGAAAACACCTTTGTGGCCCCTCGGCCTTGGCCTTCAGCTCTTGTTGTCCGGGCTCCTGCTGTGGCTGGGCTGGCGTGTTCTCAGGACGCCTGCGCACCGCCTTGCCCTGGGCACGCGTATCGCCTAG
- a CDS encoding DNA polymerase III subunit gamma and tau, whose translation MSARIGRVFSVTVTTALYRRYRPDSFADVIGQEHVTEPLMTALRKNRVNHAYLFSGPRGCGKTTSARILARCLNCAKGPTDTPCGTCPSCLELARGGSGSLDVIEIDAASHGGVDDARDLRERATYAPVRDRYKIFIIDEAHMVTSAGFNALLKIVEEPPEHIKFIFATTEPDKVIGTIRSRTHHYPFRLVPPEPLMAYLELLCNQENVPVAPGVLSLVIRAGGGSVRDSLSVLDQLMAGAGPNGLDYELAVALLGYTHASLLDDVVEAVAASDAATVFRAVDRVIQTGHDPRRFVEDLLERFRDLIIVQAMPESAQAILRGMPADQIARLQNQAHNLGAAELSRAADVTNTALTEMTGATSPRLHLELLCARILLPSSEQNERGMAARIDRVERRLNYAGNDVGAPAGPGAAGAAATASGGGSPVSQPAAAAAATVAMQPQAAAQSVPAPPVVGAGANTRSAQSPEARPTQPEPPGLPVPPLSPGDDSPQPVMAGPAHPAAGRDVPGPAGDAATAAAGREPLTAPRVSTSDWPVEEKSAVRPPAERPAPARPAPERSDHAPAAPPAALAPARTEGAAAALPATNAGAAAAQPVAPAAMGDVEVLRRAWPDVLQTLSKIKRSTWALVEPNAQVSAFDGTVLTLSFTTTGLAGAFGRADHSENLRQAIHKTVGIDCQIHAVAGGSGQASSEPNPKALTSQAAPATSADVAWGLAPAPAPSASAAPTAAPAPSTVAETAPASARTAPASAAPTASVSPAPPHSAAGPGPEGPRPAATRKGSGSGSSAVAGAGGAAAAGTGHAHADHETSVPARPPQEAPGRPAAGSTQQPQSAAPAATGADPYTALAGDYSYSDDDWGPPRDEDAPPLDEEPPLDWQPSAQAGSKSTSAEASARNPVSAGSQQETGTTSGAVEPKRPAAPDAVHDPWTRAVEQAPGVWVVGNESNIGRTPPATTPEEESGSVPTPRYEPATAQVPPSIPVTTPGTPTEPDWGLASAPAPTDADRSQSMSSWATTPAPSSPMQSYPLTGSSESKPVRAPEYAMASAVPTAGPAAAAPSRPAPAASPAPTISRSSAPSPAVAPAAGTGETRQSLYQRLSNSPEAEAGRAKAPARAVAAAATYVQDIPSADDETIEESGVFGRAAVERILGGKLIEERSPDGSPIPPRY comes from the coding sequence ATGTCAGCCCGGATTGGTAGGGTTTTCTCTGTGACAGTTACTACCGCCCTCTACCGCAGATACCGTCCCGACTCGTTCGCTGACGTTATCGGTCAGGAGCATGTCACCGAGCCGCTGATGACGGCGCTACGGAAAAACCGGGTCAACCACGCATACCTCTTTTCCGGTCCCAGGGGCTGCGGAAAAACCACCTCCGCCCGCATCCTGGCGCGCTGCCTGAACTGCGCCAAAGGCCCTACCGACACCCCCTGCGGCACCTGCCCCAGCTGTTTGGAACTGGCCCGCGGCGGCTCGGGATCACTCGACGTTATCGAGATCGACGCCGCGAGCCACGGCGGCGTGGACGACGCGCGGGACCTCCGGGAGCGGGCCACCTACGCCCCGGTCCGGGACCGCTACAAAATCTTCATCATTGACGAGGCCCACATGGTCACCTCGGCCGGGTTCAACGCCCTGTTGAAGATTGTTGAAGAACCGCCGGAACACATCAAGTTCATCTTTGCCACCACCGAGCCGGACAAGGTTATCGGGACCATCCGCTCCCGCACGCACCATTACCCCTTCCGCCTGGTGCCGCCCGAGCCGCTGATGGCCTACCTGGAACTCCTGTGCAACCAGGAAAACGTTCCGGTTGCACCTGGGGTCCTGTCGCTGGTCATCCGAGCCGGTGGCGGGTCCGTCCGCGACTCGCTGTCCGTCCTGGACCAGCTGATGGCTGGCGCCGGTCCCAACGGCCTCGATTACGAACTCGCCGTCGCCTTGCTCGGCTACACCCACGCTTCGCTCCTGGACGATGTGGTGGAGGCCGTTGCCGCGTCCGACGCCGCCACTGTGTTCCGGGCCGTGGACCGCGTCATCCAGACCGGCCATGACCCCCGGCGGTTCGTGGAGGACCTGCTGGAGCGGTTCCGCGACCTGATTATCGTGCAGGCCATGCCGGAGAGCGCCCAGGCCATCCTGCGGGGAATGCCCGCGGACCAGATCGCCAGGCTGCAGAACCAGGCCCACAACCTGGGCGCCGCCGAACTGTCGCGGGCTGCTGACGTCACCAATACGGCGCTGACCGAGATGACAGGCGCCACGTCCCCGCGGCTGCACCTTGAGCTGCTGTGCGCCCGGATCCTGCTCCCCAGTTCAGAGCAGAACGAACGCGGCATGGCGGCGAGGATTGACCGGGTGGAACGGCGCCTCAACTACGCCGGGAACGACGTCGGTGCTCCCGCTGGCCCGGGTGCGGCCGGCGCCGCAGCCACCGCATCCGGTGGGGGCTCCCCCGTTTCGCAGCCGGCGGCGGCAGCTGCTGCAACTGTGGCGATGCAGCCCCAGGCAGCCGCGCAGTCCGTGCCGGCGCCACCAGTAGTGGGGGCCGGGGCCAACACCAGGTCGGCGCAGTCCCCCGAAGCGCGCCCGACCCAGCCGGAACCTCCCGGGCTTCCGGTACCGCCGCTGTCGCCGGGCGACGATTCACCCCAACCGGTCATGGCCGGACCGGCACACCCGGCAGCAGGCCGGGATGTCCCCGGACCCGCTGGCGATGCAGCTACGGCTGCCGCCGGCCGGGAACCTCTGACTGCTCCCCGCGTGAGCACCAGCGACTGGCCGGTGGAAGAAAAGTCGGCCGTCCGGCCGCCGGCTGAACGCCCTGCTCCGGCACGCCCCGCCCCGGAACGCTCCGATCATGCACCTGCTGCTCCTCCGGCTGCACTGGCTCCTGCCCGGACAGAGGGTGCCGCGGCTGCCCTCCCCGCCACCAACGCCGGCGCCGCCGCCGCGCAGCCCGTTGCTCCCGCAGCCATGGGTGACGTCGAAGTCCTGCGCCGGGCCTGGCCGGACGTACTGCAGACGCTGTCCAAGATCAAGCGCAGCACATGGGCACTCGTGGAACCCAATGCCCAAGTGAGTGCCTTCGACGGAACCGTGCTCACTCTTTCATTCACAACAACCGGACTAGCGGGCGCCTTTGGCCGTGCCGACCACTCAGAAAACCTGCGCCAGGCTATTCATAAGACGGTGGGCATTGACTGCCAGATCCATGCGGTGGCTGGTGGCTCCGGCCAGGCGAGCTCTGAGCCAAACCCAAAAGCACTAACCAGCCAAGCAGCTCCGGCCACTTCAGCTGACGTCGCCTGGGGCCTGGCACCCGCGCCTGCCCCGTCAGCCTCTGCCGCACCCACGGCTGCCCCAGCCCCCTCCACCGTTGCCGAGACGGCCCCCGCATCCGCACGCACGGCTCCTGCTTCGGCCGCGCCGACAGCTTCTGTTTCGCCCGCACCCCCACACTCGGCAGCCGGTCCCGGCCCGGAAGGACCCCGGCCCGCAGCCACCCGTAAGGGGAGCGGATCAGGAAGCAGCGCGGTGGCGGGCGCTGGAGGTGCCGCCGCAGCCGGTACCGGTCACGCGCACGCCGATCACGAGACGTCGGTCCCCGCCCGCCCGCCACAGGAAGCACCTGGGCGGCCGGCTGCAGGTTCCACTCAGCAGCCTCAGAGTGCGGCGCCTGCGGCCACTGGTGCAGACCCTTACACCGCACTGGCCGGTGACTACTCCTACTCAGACGATGACTGGGGTCCGCCGCGGGACGAAGACGCTCCCCCGCTGGATGAGGAACCGCCCTTGGATTGGCAGCCTTCCGCGCAAGCGGGGAGCAAATCCACGTCTGCTGAAGCCTCAGCCCGGAACCCTGTCAGTGCGGGCAGCCAACAGGAAACCGGCACCACGTCCGGAGCGGTCGAGCCCAAGCGTCCCGCGGCACCTGATGCTGTCCACGATCCCTGGACCCGCGCCGTCGAGCAGGCCCCGGGTGTCTGGGTGGTTGGAAACGAGAGCAACATAGGCAGGACACCTCCCGCCACTACCCCGGAGGAGGAAAGCGGGAGCGTCCCAACGCCCCGTTACGAGCCCGCCACGGCCCAGGTCCCGCCGTCCATCCCGGTGACGACGCCGGGGACGCCCACAGAGCCCGACTGGGGCCTTGCTTCAGCCCCTGCCCCCACCGATGCGGACCGGTCACAGTCGATGTCATCCTGGGCGACCACCCCAGCGCCGTCATCTCCGATGCAGTCCTACCCGCTGACGGGCTCGTCGGAAAGTAAGCCCGTCAGGGCACCCGAGTACGCCATGGCTTCGGCTGTGCCCACTGCCGGTCCCGCCGCGGCTGCTCCGTCCCGGCCGGCCCCTGCCGCATCTCCGGCTCCCACGATTTCCAGGAGCAGTGCGCCTTCTCCGGCCGTGGCCCCTGCGGCCGGGACGGGAGAAACCCGGCAAAGCCTCTACCAGCGGCTGTCGAACAGCCCTGAAGCCGAGGCCGGGCGTGCCAAGGCACCTGCCCGGGCGGTTGCGGCAGCCGCCACCTACGTCCAGGACATTCCGAGCGCTGATGACGAGACCATCGAGGAGTCCGGAGTGTTCGGCCGGGCGGCCGTGGAGCGTATTCTGGGCGGAAAGCTGATTGAGGAGCGTTCCCCTGACGGAAGTCCCATTCCGCCCCGATACTGA